The Streptomyces pactum genome contains a region encoding:
- a CDS encoding PucR family transcriptional regulator, with amino-acid sequence MTSTSDTSHSQASRAPQTSETLEQQPWEPALSVRQVLTLERVLAGQPEVVAGAHRLDRPVRWVHVAEAADVGVMLSGGEMVLTTGVLLAGDEDKQGEYVRSLHRAEAAAVVLGLGRAFPTPPDVMRRAAERCGLPMVVLHRPFPFAELTEEVQSRLLRRKFAAVSLSEAVRTELTGLITAGAPVQRLLDEVARHGGCPVVVTNLAHRVLATAGERPAVDDVLRDWERIARQAGAGAADGWIRAELSCRGQRWGRLVLCGYRGDRAAGRLLADRAAEALVLHRMLGGDGTPAGGSASRGNSWDAWEAQSARSLLTDLASGAVPARQLLPRARAAGLPVNRRVFVPLVVRDREPARPARVLRLLGLPGIVAELADGTSTVLLSLAPDQDARALTAHFAARLRSEPESAHAVVAAADARAAWDDVPAGLREARHVAEAVADSAGAFDPPPVVRLRDIHLRGLVRLLRDDPHVQSFAERELDGLLRGPDEDLLPVLRTYLATGRNKSRTARLHHVSRPALYRRLEAIQGRLGVDLDDFEQAASVHIALLAHDAQQG; translated from the coding sequence ATGACCTCCACCTCGGACACCTCGCACTCGCAGGCCTCCCGGGCCCCGCAGACCTCGGAAACCCTGGAGCAGCAGCCCTGGGAACCCGCCCTGTCGGTCCGCCAGGTACTCACCCTGGAGCGGGTGCTCGCCGGACAGCCCGAGGTGGTGGCCGGCGCGCACCGGCTCGACCGGCCCGTGCGCTGGGTGCACGTCGCCGAGGCGGCCGACGTCGGAGTGATGCTCAGCGGCGGCGAGATGGTGCTCACCACCGGTGTGCTGCTCGCCGGGGACGAGGACAAGCAGGGCGAGTACGTCCGCTCCCTGCACCGCGCGGAGGCCGCGGCCGTCGTACTCGGCCTCGGGCGGGCCTTCCCCACCCCGCCGGACGTGATGCGCCGGGCGGCCGAGCGGTGCGGACTCCCCATGGTCGTGCTGCACCGGCCCTTCCCCTTCGCCGAACTGACCGAGGAGGTGCAGTCCCGGCTGCTGCGGCGCAAGTTCGCCGCCGTCAGCCTCTCCGAGGCCGTACGCACCGAACTGACCGGCCTGATCACCGCGGGCGCCCCGGTGCAACGCCTGCTCGACGAGGTGGCCCGGCACGGCGGCTGCCCGGTCGTCGTCACCAACCTCGCCCACCGCGTCCTCGCCACGGCGGGGGAACGGCCCGCGGTCGACGACGTGCTCCGGGACTGGGAGCGCATCGCCCGCCAGGCCGGCGCCGGGGCGGCCGACGGCTGGATCCGCGCCGAGCTGAGCTGCCGCGGGCAGCGCTGGGGGCGGCTGGTGCTGTGCGGCTACCGCGGTGACCGGGCGGCGGGGCGGCTGCTCGCCGACCGCGCCGCGGAGGCCCTCGTCCTGCACCGCATGCTCGGCGGCGACGGAACACCCGCCGGGGGCTCGGCGAGTCGAGGCAACTCCTGGGACGCCTGGGAGGCACAGTCCGCTCGGAGCCTGCTCACCGACCTGGCCAGCGGCGCCGTACCCGCGCGGCAACTGCTGCCCCGGGCGCGCGCCGCCGGACTGCCGGTCAACCGGCGCGTCTTCGTCCCGCTGGTCGTCCGCGACCGGGAGCCCGCCCGGCCTGCCCGCGTGCTGCGGCTGCTGGGCCTGCCCGGAATCGTCGCGGAACTCGCCGACGGCACCAGCACCGTCCTGCTCAGCCTCGCCCCCGACCAGGACGCCAGGGCCCTGACCGCCCACTTCGCGGCCCGGCTGCGGTCGGAGCCGGAGTCCGCCCACGCCGTGGTGGCGGCGGCCGACGCCCGCGCCGCCTGGGACGACGTGCCCGCCGGCCTGCGCGAGGCCCGGCACGTCGCCGAGGCCGTGGCCGACTCCGCGGGTGCCTTCGACCCGCCGCCCGTGGTCCGCCTGCGCGACATCCACCTGCGCGGACTGGTCCGGCTGCTGCGCGACGACCCGCACGTGCAGTCCTTCGCCGAGCGGGAACTGGACGGACTGCTGCGCGGCCCCGACGAGGACCTGCTGCCCGTGCTGCGCACCTACCTCGCCACCGGCCGCAACAAGTCCCGCACCGCCCGGCTCCACCACGTCTCCCGGCCCGCCCTCTACCGTCGCCTGGAGGCCATACAGGGCCGCCTCGGCGTGGACC